A stretch of DNA from Molothrus ater isolate BHLD 08-10-18 breed brown headed cowbird chromosome Z, BPBGC_Mater_1.1, whole genome shotgun sequence:
TCAGCAGGGTCCTGTCGGAGTCGCGGCGCGGGCGGACGAGCGGCGGCAGCGGGTTCCCCTTCAGCTCGATCACCGCCATCTTAGCGCGGTCCAGCCCGTCCCGGTTGGGGATCTGCAGCAGCCGCGTGTAGCTGCCAGCGTGCGGCTGGAAGCGGGGCGCCAGCACCTTGAACAGCTTGTGGATGAGGTCCTTCTCCTGCGGGGCGGCACGCTCAGCCCCGGCTCCGCGGCGGGCCGGGACCGATGCGGGGCTGGGGGGTACTTACGGTCAGCCAGAAATCCGCCATGCGCATGGCGCGCTCGTCCTTGTCCCCCCGCTTGGCGTAGTCGATGAGCTGCGGGGGGGAAGGAGGCGGCGGGTCAGGAGAGAGAGAGGCGGCGGGTGAGGAAGGAGGCGGTGGGTCAGGAGAGAGGCGGTGGGTCAGGGTGCCTCGGCCGCCCGCCaccccccggcccggcccggcgcggtGCCGCCGCTCACCCGCTCGGCGTAGCCGCGCATCTCGTCGGCCCGCGCCCAGGGCGTCTCGATGCGCTCATAGCGCACCAGCGCTGTCACCAAGTTCCGCAGCAGGTCCAGGCGCGACCGCGGGCTGAGCCCGAACCGCCGGTAGACGCGGCCATGCGAGATGGCGGCCGCCACCGACAGCCGCATCCCGCCGACCGACCGAGCGCCCGgcctccgccgccgcctcccggcAGCGCCCGGGCGCCGCGCAGCCCGCTGGGAGCTGTAGTCACAGCCGCAATCCCGCCGTCCCGGAACGGGTCAGGCTGGAGAGGCTCCACGGCGGACAGCTGATCCAGCCTGCCTGCTCGAACAGGGTCATCCTGGAGCACACGGCACAAGAACGCGTTCATGCAGTTCTTGAGTGTCTCGGATAAGGGAGACTCCGCTGCCTCTCCgggaaatctgttccagtgctcggTCACCCGAACgagtaaagaagttcttcctcctGCTGAAGTGGGACTTCCTGTGCACCGGTTTCGGCTCCTTGTCCCGTGTCCCATCGCTCCGCACCACCGAGCAGTGCCTGGTCCATCCCCTGACCCCCCCTGCAGACACTGACAGACATGGATaaggtcccctctcagtctcCTGTGGAGGATGAACACGACCAACTCCTGCAGCCTTTTCTCATGAGAGACACTCCAGCCCTTTAATTCCATTTGCCACCCTCCGCTGGACCCGCTCTAGGAGCTCCCCGTCTTCTGGCGCtcaggagcccagaactggacgcAGCGCTCCGTGCTGGGACACGATCACCTCCCTcgccctgctggcactgctgctcctcacgGAGTTCAGCCCGCAGCCGCGTACCGGGACCTCGCACCGGGACAGGGAGCCGGGGCAGAGCCGGCCGAGCGGGGGATGCTCGCGGGCGCGAAGGAGCCGCGCCGCGGCGATCCAGGGTCCCGGCGGTCCTCTGCTAGTTCTTTTTAAAACTATCGGATGTAAGCCAATTAAAcaagaagattttaaaatgtctgaCTAAAATACACTGCTGTGTAATTggttaaaaggaaaaggactAAAAGGACTGCATCGTGTCATACGACTACCATCTGGCTTTCCCCAAATGCACACATCAAGTAACTGAGATCCTGCTTT
This window harbors:
- the MRPL17 gene encoding 39S ribosomal protein L17, mitochondrial, whose amino-acid sequence is MRLSVAAAISHGRVYRRFGLSPRSRLDLLRNLVTALVRYERIETPWARADEMRGYAERLIDYAKRGDKDERAMRMADFWLTEKDLIHKLFKVLAPRFQPHAGSYTRLLQIPNRDGLDRAKMAVIELKGNPLPPLVRPRRDSDRTLLNQLLKGYRQDAQRARGTPV